The window GTGATGAGTGTATATTTTCTAGATTCTGCATGGAAAAGAATAGGATTTAAGTTTTGTTTGTTTTCCGATTCTTTAAAAAGAATCACCAATGCGGGAATGATTTCACGTCCCAATTCATCTTTTAATGCTTGCGTACGAAAGTGGTCAAGTTTGGTTGTTTGACCATTGGAACGACGATTGGTTAGATACCAATTAGATGGTAACTGAAAATTTAAACAATAGGAGTGCAAACAAGTTTTCCATTTTTCCACGTCAGCCACTAAAGGATTCAAACCAAGATATCCAAATGAAATAACGAGAAGTGAAAACTTAAAAAATTTCATTGCATTAATTCTTTTCTATTTTTGAAAAAATCAAGAGCATTCGGATTAGCGAGCGCATTTTTGTTTTTGACTTCAATACCAGCTACTGTCTGTTTAACGGCAATTTCAACCTTTTTCCCATTCACCGTATAAGGAATTTCGGGAACTGTGAGAATCAAAGAAGGGACATGCCTTGGAGACGTTTCCAATTTAATTTGTTCTTTGATTTTTTTTATCAGTACCTCGTCCAATTGGATACCATTTGATAGAACTACAAATAAGATCACTCTTACATCATCTTTATAATCTTGACCGATGATCACAGAATCTTTGATTTCGGGAATTTTGGCGACAACAGAATAGATATCGGCCGTTCCAATCCGAACTCCTCCTGGATTGAGAGTTGCATCTGATCTGCCATAGATGATCAGACCATTTTCGGGAGTAATCGATGCAAAATCACCATGGCACCAAATGTTAACATAGGTTTCAAAATAAGCAGATTTGTATTTATTACCTGATTCATCATTCCAGAAATAAAGAGGCATAGAAGGAAATGGAGTGGGACAAACCAATTCTCCTTTTTCACCAACAACAGATTTACCCATATCGTCAAACACTTGTACATCCATTCCAAGTCCCTTACATTGGATTTGACCAGCAAACACAGGTAAGCTGGGATTTCCCAAAGCAAAACATCCATTTAAGTCAGTGCCGCCAGAAATGGAAGAAAGTTGGATCTTTGGATTGATCTTCTCATAAACATATTGAAAACCAGAAATAGGTAATGGAGATCCAGTAGAAAGAATTACTTTTAGATTCGGAAGTAAATATTTTTCTTTTACAGAGATTCCCTCTTCTTCTAACACAGATAAATATTTTGCACTTGTTCCAAAAACTTGGATGTTTTCCTTCTCTGCCATACTCCAAAGAGTCTCCCAATTTGGATAAAAGGGATTCCCGTCAAACTGGTATAAGGTTGCACCCAATGCAAGGACTGATTGAGACCAGTTCCACATCATCCAACCACAAGTTGTATAATAAAACAATTTTTCTCCACTTGAAAGATTACAGTGCAAAGATAATTCTTTCGTATGATTCAAAAGAACTCCTCCACCCTGAACGATACATTTTGGTAATCCAGTTGTACCAGAAGAAAACATGATGTAGACTGGATCAGAAAATTCGATGGGAGTGTATTGGATTTCCAAATTTTCAGGATCTTTTAGATCTTCGTACCGAATTGGATTTTTGATTTTTCCAAAATCAACTTTGGGTTCGACAAAATCATACATAATGGTTTGTAAAAATTCTGAATGCTTCGCAGATGAAAGTGACTGTGTGACTTCTTCTAACTTATCGATAATAGAAATCTTTTTGCCTTTAAACAAATAGGATTCTACTGATAGAACCACTTTTGGTAATATTTGTTCAAATCGATCAAGAATTCCCTTCACTCCAAAATCAGGCGAAGCACTCGACCATATAGCACCTAATGATGTGGTTGCTAACATTCCGATGGTAGAGATGGGTGCATTTGGAACGATACCTACAACTCGATCGCCCTTTTTGACACCAAGTGAGAGCAAATGATTTTGAAGTTTGATCACTTCATTTTTTAATTTTTGAAACGTTAACCTTTGTACGGTTCCATCCTCAGCATAAAATACAATTGCTTCTTTTTGGGAATCTCCCTTTTCCAATAAATTCTCTGCAAAATTGTAAAAAGCACCTGGAAACCATTTACTTTTTGCGAAGTGACTGCCTCTCTCCAAAGTCTTTGATGGTTTTGATCTCAATATGAATCCTGATTCGAGAAGCCACTCATTCCAAAAAACCTCGGTATTATCTGTTGAAAACTTATGAAAAGAAACATAATCAGGAAATGATATTCCTAGTTTCTTCTCCAAAACATTTTGGAATTGAGTGAGATTCGTAGTATGGTTAACGGGAGTCCATAGTGCTTTTTCGGCCATCTTGAGAACTGATCTTTCTGAATTTGAATATCTAGGCAAGTATGTTTGCATAAATGACTGGTAGAAAAAAATATTAGAGAAATTCTTGGGAAAATGCTCTTCAATTCAATTGATTATTTCTACTTTTTTGTTACCTGTTATATCCTTTATTGGATTTCTCCTGCACGGTTTCGGAAATATATCTTAATCATTTTTTCATTAATCTTTTATGGTTACTGGAGCGGTTCTTTTTTAATTCATTTCGTACTTTTCATTGTCATTACCCATCTTTGCGTTATCGGTATTTTAAAAACTAAAAAGAGAATATTTTTAATCCTTGGTGTATCCATTAATTTAATCAATTTATGTTTCTTTAAATATTTTTTAACTTATTTAAAGTATTTAATGTCAGAAGGGAATTTAACCATTCCGTTCTTTCAAAGCCTTTCCGAATTTGTATTACCATTAGCAATTAGTTTTTATACGTTCCAAATGATTGCGTATCTCGTTGATGCTTGGCGAGGAAAGTTCTCAGAATCTCCATTTATACACTTTTTACTTTTTATTTTATTTTTCCCTCAGCTGATCGCTGGCCCTATCATGCGTCATGATGATTTTTATGATCAAATTGATCGATCAAAGTTAACTTTTGATTTTGTGCAACGTGGGATTTTGCACATCATCTCTGGTTTGATCAAAAAAGTTCTCATTGCCGATCAAATTGCAAAAATGATTAATCCAGTGTATGCAAATCCTGGAGAATATGACGGTGTCTCAATTCTATTGTCAACTTTCGCATTTTCTTTCCAAGTTTACGGTGATTTTTCGGGTTACACTGATTTGGCGAGAGGATCAGCTTTTCTTTTAGGGTACGAGATTCCGGAAAACTTTCGATCCCCATTTTTATCAGTCAGTTTCACAGAATTATGGAGCCGTTGGCATTATACACTTTCCACTTGGATTAGAGATTACTTATATATCCCATTGGGAGGAAATCGAGTCTCAGAATTAAGATACAATCTGAACACGATCTTAGTGATGTCACTTTCGGGATTGTGGCATGGAAATACTTACACGTTTTTTCTTTGGGGATTTTTCCATGGAATCTTTCTTTCCATAGAAAGATTTGCTTTCGGTAGACCTGACCGTAAATCCATGTCAAACTTGAAAAAGTTATTTGCAGTGATTTGGATTTTTAGTATTTTTTCAATTCTTGCTACTTTTTTTAGAATTGATACTCTCGAAAAAATTTCAACATTTTGGACTGCGATCGTAAACGTTAAAGGCAAAATCATTTATAAACCAGATTTTTGGGGACTCATCATTGGAAGTTACATCATACAAATGATTGAATACA of the Leptospira biflexa serovar Patoc strain 'Patoc 1 (Paris)' genome contains:
- a CDS encoding acetoacetate--CoA ligase; this translates as MAEKALWTPVNHTTNLTQFQNVLEKKLGISFPDYVSFHKFSTDNTEVFWNEWLLESGFILRSKPSKTLERGSHFAKSKWFPGAFYNFAENLLEKGDSQKEAIVFYAEDGTVQRLTFQKLKNEVIKLQNHLLSLGVKKGDRVVGIVPNAPISTIGMLATTSLGAIWSSASPDFGVKGILDRFEQILPKVVLSVESYLFKGKKISIIDKLEEVTQSLSSAKHSEFLQTIMYDFVEPKVDFGKIKNPIRYEDLKDPENLEIQYTPIEFSDPVYIMFSSGTTGLPKCIVQGGGVLLNHTKELSLHCNLSSGEKLFYYTTCGWMMWNWSQSVLALGATLYQFDGNPFYPNWETLWSMAEKENIQVFGTSAKYLSVLEEEGISVKEKYLLPNLKVILSTGSPLPISGFQYVYEKINPKIQLSSISGGTDLNGCFALGNPSLPVFAGQIQCKGLGMDVQVFDDMGKSVVGEKGELVCPTPFPSMPLYFWNDESGNKYKSAYFETYVNIWCHGDFASITPENGLIIYGRSDATLNPGGVRIGTADIYSVVAKIPEIKDSVIIGQDYKDDVRVILFVVLSNGIQLDEVLIKKIKEQIKLETSPRHVPSLILTVPEIPYTVNGKKVEIAVKQTVAGIEVKNKNALANPNALDFFKNRKELMQ
- a CDS encoding MBOAT family O-acyltransferase, producing the protein MSEGNLTIPFFQSLSEFVLPLAISFYTFQMIAYLVDAWRGKFSESPFIHFLLFILFFPQLIAGPIMRHDDFYDQIDRSKLTFDFVQRGILHIISGLIKKVLIADQIAKMINPVYANPGEYDGVSILLSTFAFSFQVYGDFSGYTDLARGSAFLLGYEIPENFRSPFLSVSFTELWSRWHYTLSTWIRDYLYIPLGGNRVSELRYNLNTILVMSLSGLWHGNTYTFFLWGFFHGIFLSIERFAFGRPDRKSMSNLKKLFAVIWIFSIFSILATFFRIDTLEKISTFWTAIVNVKGKIIYKPDFWGLIIGSYIIQMIEYKQYFAEKLKPYTTWIIFFLSFFVYIALSKIEAPVETFIYFQF